In Lepus europaeus isolate LE1 chromosome 8, mLepTim1.pri, whole genome shotgun sequence, a single genomic region encodes these proteins:
- the LOC133765814 gene encoding tripartite motif-containing protein 75-like, with the protein MAFAASLSVLQAQARCPKCLDYMRDPVTTECGHNFCCCCIQQFWKDIDDVFPCPVCQYHCPSRNLKTNILLREMIDIVTQLPTTGNERKPLCEMHGQVLDFFCEQDLELLCPQCRVSRAHEDHHLVPIEKAAAHHKRILGMDIEWLKKQVEDAEMACDMQARECDELRSRLNNWRQEAQSKFQDLYYFLIREQEEAQVRLLCKEQDVHDMLVENKRRISDHIAAVEDLLSEIAEKCLQTDVDFLRGLRSVNHRYEGLKASEILPCEIKERCCVLPRLFGLQKMMSTLQVDLTLDPGTAHPDLVVSEDGKVVLMEATSPPYLPHERFTVRSCEKFASGRHFWKVHSRGRGEWSLGVCQESFPTDANTAPCTHNGCWQIEQFLGQGEIEDKWIGVFLDYELGEISFYDLSDKSYLYTYTATLTEKVQAYFSILPCSVINIRII; encoded by the coding sequence ATGGCCTTTGCAGCTTCCCTGTCTGTGCTCCAAGCACAGGCtagatgccccaaatgcctggactACATGAGGGACCCAGTGACCACCGAGTGTGGCCATAACTTCTGCTGTTGCTGCATCCAACAGTTCTGGAAAGATATAGATGATGTCTTCCCCTGTCCCGTCTGCCAGTACCACTGCCCTTCGAGAAACCTCAAGACTAATATCCTGTTACGCGAAATGATAGACATTGTGACGCAGCTTCCCACCACAGGGAACGAGAGGAAACCCCTGTGTGAGATGCACGGCCAGGTCCTGGACTTCTTCTGTGAGCAGGACCTGGAGCTGCTGTGTCCCCAGTGCAGGGTCTCCAGGGCCCACGAGGATCACCACCTGGTGCCCATTGAGAAAGCTGCAGCTCATCACAAGAGGATCCTGGGAATGGACATTGAGTGGCTGAAAAAGCAAGTTGAAGATGCTGAAATGGCGTGTGATATGCAAGCTAGGGAATGTGATGAACTGAGGAGCCGGCTGAATAACTGGAGGCAGGAGGCCCAGTCTAAATTTCAGGATCTTTACTATTTCCTGATAAGGGAGCAAGAGGAAGCACAGGTCAGGCTGCTCTGCAAGGAACAGGATGTTCATGACATGCTAGTTGAAAACAAACGTCGGATTTCAGACCACATAGCCGCAGTGGAAGATCTGTTGAGTGAAATAGCAGAGAAGTGCCTGCAGACAGACGTGGATTTCCTGAGAGGGCTTCGCAGTGTCAATCACAGGTATGAAGGGCTAAAAGCTTCAGAGATCTTACCCTGTGAGATAAAGGAGAGGTGCTGCGTCCTGCCGCGGTTGTTTGGTCTGCAGAAAATGATGAGCACGCTTCAGGTGGATTTGACCCTGGATCCTGGAACCGCCCACCCAGATCTTGTGGTCTCCGAAGATGGAAAAGTTGTGCTGATGGAAGCAACGAGCCCACCTTATCTCCCTCATGAGCGTTTCACTGTCCGGAGTTGTGAGAAATTCGCTAGTGGGAGGCACTTTTGGAAGGTACACTCAAGAGGCAGAGGGGAGTGGTCACTGGGTGTGTGTCAGGAATCGTTCCCCACCGATGCCAACACAGCACCGTGCACACACAACGGCTGCTGGCAAATCGAGCAGTTCCTGGGCCAGGGCGAAATTGAAGACAAGTGGATTGGCGTCTTTCTGGACTATGAATTAGGAGAAATTTCATTCTATGATTTAAGTGACAAATCCTACTTGTATACCTACACTGCTACGTTGACAGAAAAGGTCCAGGCTTACTTCTCCATTCTACCTTGTTCAGTTATTAACATCAGAATCATCTAA